DNA sequence from the Halobacterium sp. DL1 genome:
CCTCATCCTCGTGGGCGTGCTCGTCGTGCGCCCGCAGGGCATCTCCGGGTTAGCGGAGGTGGGGGGCCATTAGCACCGAGACGGTCGGGAGCGGGGACGCGACCGACACGGAGACGACCTGGGTCCGCCAGTACGCCCGCGACCACGTCGCCCACCTGCTGGTGGTTGCGTTCTTCGGCGTCTACCCGCTGATATACTCGTTCTTCGGTGGTGTGGCCGAGTTCGAGGCGTTCCTCCCGAAGACGGAGACGATGATTGCGGTGTTCTACTTCGGCCTGTTCGCGATGAGTTTCGACTTCATCAGCGGCTACACGGGCTACCTGTCGTTCGGTCACGCCGCGTTCTACGGCACCGGCGGCTACTTCGTCGTGCTCGTCGCCAGTGGCAAGATTCCGTTGCTGCCCGCGCAGACCCCGTTCATGGTGAGTCTGCTGCTCGCCGGCGTGCTCGCCGCGCTGCTCGCCGTCGTCATGGGGTCGGTGTCGTTCCGGCTCTCCGGCGTCTACTTCGCGATGATCACGCTCGGATTCGCGCAGGTGCTGTACGTGCTGATGCGGGACTGGGACTACCTCGGGTCGAACCCCCGTGACGGCGTCTCCGTCAGCAACCAGCTACACCCTCAGGGCTTCGAAATCGGGGTACCGGGCGTCGACGCGCTCAACTTCGCCATCGGGCCACTCCGGGGGGACGAACTGGAGTTCCTCTTCCTCGACCTGGGGGCGACGGAGGTGTCCTACTACATGGTCGGGCTGGTCGTGCTGGTCAGCTACCTCGCGATGCAGCGGATGGTCCACTCGCCGTTCGGGCGCGTGCTCGTCGCCATCCGCGAGAACGAGGAACGCGCCCGCGCGGTCGGCTACGACACGTTCCGGTACAAACTCGCGGCGTTCGCCGCCAGCGGCTTCTTCGCCGGCATCGCGGGCGGCCTGTTCGCGGGCTACCGGCGGTCGGTCACGCCCGAGAACTCGCTGTACTTCCTCGTCAGCGGGGACGCGCTGCTGGCGTCCATCATCGGTGGGTTCGGCACGCTCGCCGGCCCGCTGTACGGTCGGCTGTTCGACCGCTCCATCCGCGAGTTCCTCTCGAAGACCGGCGGCGGTGGTGGCCTGCTGCCGTTGCTCCGGGACCACGTCCCGTCTGGCGTCCTCGACACCCCAGTCGTCAACGGAATGACCGTCGGCCAGGGCATCGAGACGTTCCTCAACGGACACGCCGCGCTCTACCTCGGCGTCGTCTTCGTCGTGTTCGTGCTGTTCGTCCCCGGCGGCCTGCTCGGGGCGGTCCGCGACCGCCTGGGCGGCACCGTCGCGAAACGCCTTCCCGACTACCTCGCCAACTTCCGACGATGACAGTCTCCCTGACCGGCTACGGCGTCTACACGCCCGAGGAAGTCCTCACCGGCGAGGAGATCGCCGCCGAGAGCGGCATTCCCGAGGACGTCGTCGTCGAGAAGATGGGCATCCGCGAGAAGCACGTCTGTCCGCCCGACGACGACCACGTCACGGACATGTGCCTGAAGGCCGCAGATGACGCGCTCGCCGATGCTGACATCGACCCCGCGGACATCGACCTGGTGCTGTATCACGGCAGCGAGTTCAAGGACTACGTCGTCTGGAGCGCTGCCGCGAACGTCGCCGAGCGACTCGGCGCGGAGAACGCCTACGCGACCGAGAGCTACACGCTCTGTGCGGGCGCGCCGCTGGCGCTCCGCCAGACGCGCGCCCAGATCCAGACCGGTGACGTGGACACCGCACTCCTGGTCGCCGCGAGTCGCGAGGAGGACCTCGTGGACTACGGCGACGAGGACGCGTCGTTCATGTTCAACTTCGGGAGCGGCGCTTCCGCGTTCGTCCTCGAGGGCGACGCCGGCGACCGCGCGCGAGCGGTCGTCCACGAGAGTGCCGCAGTCACGGACGGCAGTTTCTCCGAGGACGTAATCATGCCCGCGGGTGGGTCGAAACACCCGCCGACCCACGATACGGTCGACGCCGGGATGCACACGCTCACTGTCGCGTCCGACGACATGAAAGAGCGCATCGCGCCCGTCAGCGGCCCGAACTTCCTCTCGGTCGCCGACGACGCCCTGGAGAAGTCCGGGCTGACCCGAGAGGACGTCGACTTCGTCGCGCTCACCCACATGAAGCGGTCGTTCCACAACTGGCTGACCGACGAACTCGCTGTCGACACAGATGGCCACCACTACCTCGATGGCTACGGCCACGTCCAGAGCGTCGACCAGGCGCTCGCGCTCGACGAGGGACTGGAGGGCAGAAGCGTCGAAGCGGGCGACACGGTACTCTTCCTCGCGGCCGGCACTGGCTACACCTGGGCGGCGACAGTGCTGGAGTGGCGCGGCTGAATCGGCTCCCGGTCAACCCACCTCCGGTACGGGTGGGTCGAAGTCGGCGTCGTCGCGCCGGACGTTCTCGACGGCCTCGACGCCGAAGCCATCGGCGAGCGCGCTGCGGCCCGCCGCCTCAGCGTTCGGCGCGTCCTCGACGTCGAGGGTGACCGCCACCGTCGCGTCGACCTGGAGGTCGTTGAGCCGTGGGCGGAGGTTCGTCACGTCGACGCTCTCGACGCTCCTGACGGCAGCGATTCGTTCGACGACGCCCTCGGCGCCGCTGTCGAGGTCGCCGCTGTCGTTGCGCGGTACGTGCATCGTGACGTCCGCGACGACGCGGACCGCCTGGCAGGTCGTTGCCATAGACTCCCACCGAGAGTCGAACTCGGACGGCTCCACGGGCGTGCCCGTCGGGAGCGGACACAGCCCGCGCTCACCAGTTGTCCCAGGAGAAAGACGCGCAGGTGCCGTCACTGAATGGCGACGGCGTCCGCGTCCTCCCCGGGGATAGGCCACCGCGTTACGCGGCGAGGGTGGACGCGGACTGCGCGTTCGGGTGATATCCGGCGACCACGAATCCCACGAGAGAGCGCTCGAAGCAGCCGCTGACGCGAGCGGCGGCCCCTGCGTGGATTGTGGTCGTCATCGGTGTGTCACCCGGTGTCGGACTCGGTCGGACCGAGCCTCGATTCGATTGGTACGTCCACGCCCCGTACAATAAGTTTTGTTCCGGTGTGCGGGACGCTACCACTACCGTCGGCCATGGAGTTATCCCCGGCCGCTGGATACTGTCGGTCGTGCTCCGCCAGCGCCTCCCGTCGGTCGGCCGCGACACCGTCGGTGTGCTCCTCATCCTCGTCTCGGCGGCCGGATTCGGCACGCTCGGCATCTTCGGCGTCTACGCCCAGCGCGCCGGGCTCTCCATCCCGACCGTGCTCCTCTACCGGTTCGTGGTGGCGACCCTCGTCGTCTGGGCACTGCTCGCGTGGACTGGGCGGCTAACGCTGCTCCGGGGACGCGCGCTCGGGGTCGGCCTCGGCCTCGGCGTCTTCGGCTACGCGGCACAGAGCGGGCTCTACTTCCTCGGCCTGGAGTTCATGACCCCTGGGATGGTCGCCATCGTGCTCTACACCTACCCCGCGTTCGTCGTCGTGCTCGCGGTGCTGGCCATCGGCGAACGAGTGGGTCGGCGGACCCTCCTCGCGCTGGCGCTCTCGCTCGGCGGCGTGGCGCTCGCCATCGGCGCGAACCCGGCCGGGGCGTCGGTGATCGGCATCCTCATCGTGCTCGGTGCAGCCATCGCCTACGCCGCCTACATCACGCTCTCCCGGCGGATGCTCGACATCACACACCCGCTGGTGCTGACCGCCCACGTGCTCCCAGGGGCGAGCGTCACGTTCCTGACAATCGGCCTCGCGACGGGGTCGCTGACGGTGCCATCGGCGTCTCCCGCGTGGGGAATCCTCGTCGGCCTCGGGACGGTGGCGACGGCCGTTCCGGTGTTCGCGTTCTTCGCGGGACTCGAACGAATCGGCGCCAGCAGTAGTGGCATCGTCAGCACCGTTGAACCGCCGATAACGGTGGCGCTCGGGGCGTTGCTGTTCGACGACCCGGTCACCGTCGTCACGGTGGTCGGCGGCGCGCTCATCCTCTCCGCCGTCGTCATCCTCCACAGACGCTGAGAGGGAGGCACGGACGGTCGCCGCGCTACCGCACGGGAATCTCGACGAGCGACATCCCGTCGCCGACGGTCTCGCCCAGCACGTCCCGAAGTTCGTCGGCCGACTCGGGGCGGTAGCCGTCGATGCCGAAGCTCTCGGCGAAGGTCACGAGGTCGGGCGTCGTCAGTTTCGTGCCGAACGACTCCCCCGTGTGTTCCTCCTGCTTCTCGGAGATGAGGCCGTAGTCGTCGTCGACGAAGACGACGATGGTGTAGCCACAGCCCACGCGGGTGGCGGTCTCTATCTCGGCGGCGTTCATCAGGAAGCCGCCGTCACCGGTCGCCGCGACCACGTTCGTGTCGACCGCGAGGTCGGCCGCGAGCGCGCCCGGAACGGCGATACCCATCGACGCCAATCCGTTCGAGACGATGCAGGTGTTGGGTTCGTAGGTCGGGAAGTTCTGGGAGATGGCCATCTTGTGGCTGCCGACGTCCGACACGAGCACGTCGTCGTCGGCCATCGCGTCCCGGAGCACTGGTAGCACGCCCTCGACGGTAAACGGGGCCTCGGGGTCGGGCTCGCGGGAGACGTCCGAGACGATCTGGTCTCGGAGGTCCGCGTACCAGTCGGCGTCGAACACCACGCTCGCGGACCCGCACCACTCGGTCATGTCGCGGAGCGTCCGGCCGATGTCGGCGACCACCTCGACGTCCGGGGTGTAGGCCTCGTACACCTCCGCGGGCTCGCTGTCGACGTGGACGACGGCGGCGTCGCCGATGCCCCACTCCGCCGGGTCGTGTTCGGCGATGTCGTAGCCCACGGTGACGACGAGGTCGGCCGACTCGATGGCGCTCTTGGCCTCGCCGCGGGCGCCGGAGTCGAGTGTCATCAGGGAGTGTTCGTCGGCGTCCGACACCGCTCCCTTCCCCATGTAGGTGGAGACGACCGGGAGGTCCGTGGCCTCGACCAGGTCGCGGAGTTCGGCGGCTGCGCCCGTGCGGACGGCGCCGTTGCCCGCGACAAGCAGCGGTCGGTCGGCCTCCCGGAATAAGTCACGCACTCGCTCCAGGGAGGCTGCGTCCGGCGCCCCGACGCCGACGCGGTTCCGGACCGGGAGCGGACGCACGTCTGTCTCCTCGGCGGCCACGTCCTCGGGGAGTTCGAGGTGGGTCGCGCCCGGTTTCTCGTACTGCGCGACCTTGAACGCCTTCCGGACCGACTCGTGGACGATGTCCGGGTCGTTGAGCTGCGCGTTCCACTTCGTGACGGGCGCGAAGAGGTCGACGACGTCGAGGGCCTGGTGGCTCTCCTTGTGGAGCCGTTCGAGGCCGCCCTGGGCCGTGATGGCGACCAACGGGCTCTTGTCGAGGTGGGCGTCTGCGACGCCGGTGAGCAGGTTCGTCGCGCCCGGCCCGAGCGTTGAGAGACAGACGCCCGCGTCGCCTGTGAGTCGGCCGTGGACGTCGGCCATGAACGCCGCGCCCTGTTCGTGGCGCACCGGAACGAAGGCCACCTC
Encoded proteins:
- a CDS encoding thiamine pyrophosphate-binding protein, producing the protein MRASDLLVECLEREGVDHVFGLPGEEMEDLLFSLRDSEVAFVPVRHEQGAAFMADVHGRLTGDAGVCLSTLGPGATNLLTGVADAHLDKSPLVAITAQGGLERLHKESHQALDVVDLFAPVTKWNAQLNDPDIVHESVRKAFKVAQYEKPGATHLELPEDVAAEETDVRPLPVRNRVGVGAPDAASLERVRDLFREADRPLLVAGNGAVRTGAAAELRDLVEATDLPVVSTYMGKGAVSDADEHSLMTLDSGARGEAKSAIESADLVVTVGYDIAEHDPAEWGIGDAAVVHVDSEPAEVYEAYTPDVEVVADIGRTLRDMTEWCGSASVVFDADWYADLRDQIVSDVSREPDPEAPFTVEGVLPVLRDAMADDDVLVSDVGSHKMAISQNFPTYEPNTCIVSNGLASMGIAVPGALAADLAVDTNVVAATGDGGFLMNAAEIETATRVGCGYTIVVFVDDDYGLISEKQEEHTGESFGTKLTTPDLVTFAESFGIDGYRPESADELRDVLGETVGDGMSLVEIPVR
- a CDS encoding branched-chain amino acid ABC transporter permease, producing the protein MVAFFGVYPLIYSFFGGVAEFEAFLPKTETMIAVFYFGLFAMSFDFISGYTGYLSFGHAAFYGTGGYFVVLVASGKIPLLPAQTPFMVSLLLAGVLAALLAVVMGSVSFRLSGVYFAMITLGFAQVLYVLMRDWDYLGSNPRDGVSVSNQLHPQGFEIGVPGVDALNFAIGPLRGDELEFLFLDLGATEVSYYMVGLVVLVSYLAMQRMVHSPFGRVLVAIRENEERARAVGYDTFRYKLAAFAASGFFAGIAGGLFAGYRRSVTPENSLYFLVSGDALLASIIGGFGTLAGPLYGRLFDRSIREFLSKTGGGGGLLPLLRDHVPSGVLDTPVVNGMTVGQGIETFLNGHAALYLGVVFVVFVLFVPGGLLGAVRDRLGGTVAKRLPDYLANFRR